One Anastrepha obliqua isolate idAnaObli1 chromosome 6, idAnaObli1_1.0, whole genome shotgun sequence DNA window includes the following coding sequences:
- the LOC129250665 gene encoding uncharacterized protein LOC129250665, protein MANPEGQTPGFDSVQVVRGYRVIKCDDQFSLHFLTNVIGKIQNSWEGLKLKLIPASEIPRRPRARIWVPNMEFEANQLIPYLQAHNRSVPMTDWSIIKAEAPQRHSRSFLLLITEESPEPREKVGNKLQFGIRKTQLKIFRSASLEEEQDEVDGANELLTGMQLDDTESEKGRQ, encoded by the coding sequence ATGGCGAACCCGGAGGGCCAAACACCAGGTTTCGACTCGGTGCAGGTAGTCCGCGGTTACCGTGTCATTAAATGCGATGACCAATTCTCACTGCATTTTCTGACAAACGTGATTGGTAAAATCCAGAACAGCTGGGAAGGCTTGAAACTCAAGCTAATTCCGGCTAGCGAGATTCCACGaaggccgagggctcgcatctgggTACCAAACATGGAGTTTGAAGCCAATCAACTAATCCCCTACCTTCAGGCGCATAATCGCTCGGTGCCGATGACCGATTGgtcgatcatcaaagcggaggctccgcaaaggCACAGCAGGTCATTCCTCCTTCTAATTACAGAAGAGAGTCCGGAACCACGGGAGAAAGTGGGAAACAAACTTCAGTTTGGGATCAGGAAGACccagctgaagatattccgttctGCAAGCCTGGAAGAGGAGCAGGATGAGGTCGATGGTGCCAACGAACTGCTGACTGGCATGCAGCTAGATGACACCGAGTCCGAAAAAGGAAGGCAATAA